The following proteins come from a genomic window of Streptomyces sp. NBC_01716:
- a CDS encoding class I SAM-dependent methyltransferase, producing MHLRNRKAPKDSVHHPLFARFYARVSVAAETKGHIAAHRAELLSGLSGRVVEVGAGNGLNFAHYPDTVSEVVAVEPERSLRQLAVRAAMRAKVSVDVRPGTAEALPVEDEGFDAAVASLVLCTVRDVPQALAEIRRVLRPGGELRFFEHGLARERGLAAVQRVLDRTVWPRLFGGCHTARDTLAAIRDAGFEFGAHRSLRVPDPGPRTPTSPCVLGVAYRPRADLV from the coding sequence ATGCACCTACGCAACCGCAAGGCCCCCAAGGACTCCGTCCACCATCCGCTCTTCGCGCGCTTCTACGCGCGGGTGAGCGTCGCCGCCGAGACCAAGGGCCATATCGCCGCCCACCGCGCGGAGCTGCTGAGCGGTCTGTCGGGACGGGTCGTGGAGGTCGGCGCGGGCAACGGGCTGAACTTCGCGCACTATCCCGACACGGTCTCGGAGGTCGTGGCGGTCGAGCCGGAACGCAGCCTGCGGCAATTGGCGGTACGGGCCGCGATGCGGGCCAAGGTCTCGGTGGACGTACGGCCGGGTACGGCGGAGGCGCTGCCCGTCGAGGACGAGGGTTTCGACGCGGCCGTCGCCTCGCTGGTGCTGTGCACCGTACGTGACGTACCGCAGGCGCTCGCCGAGATCCGCCGCGTCCTGCGCCCCGGCGGCGAGCTGCGGTTCTTCGAGCACGGGCTGGCGCGGGAGCGTGGTCTGGCGGCGGTGCAGCGGGTCCTGGACAGGACGGTGTGGCCGAGGCTCTTCGGCGGGTGCCACACGGCGCGCGACACCCTGGCGGCGATCCGCGACGCGGGCTTCGAGTTCGGCGCGCACCGCTCGCTGCGGGTGCCGGATCCCGGGCCCCGGACGCCGACGTCGCCGTGTGTACTCGGTGTGGCGTACCGG
- the bioD gene encoding dethiobiotin synthase has translation MPVLIVSGTGTEIGKTVVTAAVAAVALAQGRTVAVLKPAQTGVAPGEPGDVDEVIRLAGGVTTVELARFPEPLAPATAARRAGAPPVRPEEIAETAGKLATEHDLVLVEGAGGLLVRFDDEGGTLADAARLLAAPVLVVAPAGLGTLNMTALTAEALDARGLMALGVVIGSWPAVPDLAARCNPAELPGVAGAPLLGALPDGAGGLAAPRFRASAAGWLAPALGGDWDAARFAADAADAALPGTGAR, from the coding sequence ATGCCCGTACTGATCGTCTCGGGGACCGGGACGGAGATCGGCAAGACCGTCGTCACGGCGGCCGTCGCCGCCGTGGCCCTCGCCCAGGGGCGTACGGTCGCGGTGCTGAAGCCCGCGCAGACCGGTGTCGCACCCGGTGAACCGGGTGACGTGGACGAGGTGATCCGCCTGGCGGGCGGCGTCACCACGGTCGAACTGGCCCGTTTCCCCGAGCCGTTGGCACCCGCGACGGCGGCCAGACGCGCGGGCGCGCCGCCCGTACGGCCCGAGGAGATCGCCGAGACCGCCGGGAAGCTGGCGACCGAACACGACCTGGTGCTGGTCGAGGGCGCGGGCGGGCTGCTCGTACGGTTCGACGACGAGGGCGGCACACTCGCGGACGCCGCCCGGCTGCTGGCCGCCCCGGTGCTGGTGGTGGCGCCCGCCGGGCTCGGCACGCTGAACATGACCGCGCTGACGGCCGAGGCGCTGGACGCGCGCGGGCTCATGGCGCTGGGTGTGGTGATCGGCAGCTGGCCGGCCGTGCCGGACCTGGCGGCGCGCTGCAATCCGGCGGAGCTGCCGGGTGTCGCCGGTGCCCCTCTGCTCGGGGCGCTGCCGGACGGCGCGGGCGGGCTGGCGGCACCGAGGTTCCGCGCGAGCGCCGCCGGCTGGCTGGCTCCGGCGCTGGGCGGGGACTGGGACGCGGCGCGGTTCGCGGCGGATGCGGCGGACGCGGCGCTTCCGGGCACCGGGGCACGGTAA
- a CDS encoding adenosylmethionine--8-amino-7-oxononanoate transaminase: MPDTPAPPATAPGDLLALDRAHVWHPYGPMPGRTDPLVVESASGVRLRLAEPAYGQRELVDGMSSWWSAVHGYNHPVLNEAAHGQLGRMSHVMFGGLTHEPAVRLAARLVEITPEPLQHVFLADSGSVSVEVAVKMCLQYWRSLGRPAKQRMLTWRGGYHGDTWQPMSVCDPEGGMHGLWSGVLPRQIFADAPPAGSGAYDSADAYDETYADHLRALVARHADELAAVIVEPVVQGAGGMRFHSPAYVRVLREACDEYGVLLILDEIATGFGRTGALFAAELAGVSPDVMCVGKALTGGYLTMAATLCTSAVADGISRGEVPVLAHGPTFMGNPLASAVASASIDLLLGQDWRGEVKRIEAGLRDGLAEATSQPGVKDVRVLGAIGVVQLDHEVDMAAATRAAVREGVWLRPFRDLVYTMPPYVTDDDDIARICRAVTAAAREA, encoded by the coding sequence ATGCCTGACACGCCCGCCCCGCCCGCGACGGCTCCGGGCGACCTCCTGGCGCTGGACCGGGCCCATGTCTGGCATCCGTACGGCCCGATGCCCGGCCGCACGGACCCGCTGGTCGTGGAGTCCGCCTCGGGCGTACGGCTCCGGCTCGCCGAACCGGCGTACGGGCAGCGCGAGTTGGTCGACGGCATGTCGTCCTGGTGGTCGGCGGTCCATGGCTACAACCACCCCGTCCTCAACGAGGCGGCGCACGGCCAGCTCGGCCGGATGAGCCATGTCATGTTCGGCGGGCTCACCCATGAGCCCGCCGTCCGGCTGGCGGCCCGGCTGGTGGAGATCACCCCGGAACCGCTCCAGCATGTCTTCCTCGCCGACTCGGGATCGGTCTCGGTCGAGGTCGCCGTCAAGATGTGCCTCCAGTACTGGCGTTCGCTGGGCCGCCCGGCCAAGCAGCGGATGCTGACCTGGCGCGGCGGCTACCACGGCGACACCTGGCAGCCCATGTCGGTCTGCGACCCCGAGGGCGGTATGCACGGCCTCTGGTCGGGAGTGCTGCCGCGCCAGATCTTCGCCGACGCGCCGCCCGCCGGCTCCGGGGCGTACGACAGCGCCGATGCGTACGACGAGACGTACGCGGACCATCTGCGCGCGCTCGTCGCGCGCCACGCCGACGAACTGGCCGCCGTGATCGTGGAGCCGGTGGTGCAGGGCGCGGGCGGCATGCGCTTCCATTCCCCCGCGTACGTCCGGGTGCTGCGCGAGGCCTGTGACGAGTACGGCGTGCTGCTGATCCTGGACGAGATCGCGACGGGCTTCGGCCGAACCGGCGCTCTGTTCGCGGCGGAACTCGCGGGCGTCAGCCCCGATGTGATGTGCGTGGGCAAGGCGCTGACCGGCGGTTATCTCACCATGGCCGCGACGCTGTGCACGTCGGCGGTGGCGGACGGGATCTCGCGCGGCGAGGTGCCTGTCCTCGCGCACGGCCCCACGTTCATGGGCAATCCGCTGGCCTCGGCCGTGGCGTCCGCCTCGATCGACCTGCTGCTCGGCCAGGACTGGCGGGGCGAGGTCAAGCGGATCGAGGCGGGGCTGCGCGACGGCCTCGCCGAGGCGACGTCGCAGCCCGGGGTGAAGGATGTGCGGGTCCTCGGCGCGATCGGCGTCGTACAGCTGGACCACGAGGTGGACATGGCGGCGGCGACACGGGCGGCGGTACGTGAGGGTGTGTGGCTGCGGCCGTTCCGCGACCTCGTCTACACGATGCCGCCGTATGTGACGGACGACGACGACATCGCGCGGATCTGCCGCGCGGTGACGGCGGCGGCTCGGGAGGCCTGA